Proteins encoded together in one Shewanella acanthi window:
- a CDS encoding anti-phage deoxyguanosine triphosphatase: MNESVWQQRLHGEDKQRRNDHRSPYQRDRARILHSAAFRRLQAKTQVLGVGMNDFYRTRLTHSLEVSQIGTGIAAQLSRKFPEHKALLDSTSLLESLCLAHDIGHPPFGHGGEVALNYMMRHHGGFEGNGQTFRILSKLEPYTQGFGMNLCRRTMLGILKYPAPYSLLYRHGGQSEISSHRQLKPADWPPVKGIFDDDLDIYDWLLAPLSDNDRLRFIEPTASIHPKYPHLRTQFKSFDCSIMELADDIAYAVHDLEDAIVMGIVTASQWQQDVAPHLKHSGDAWIKQELANIGDKLFSHEHHLRKDAIGTLVNGFVTAITIVEHDAFEAPLLRFNACLEEEFALTLNVLKQLVYKYVIRKPEIQMLEYKGQQIVMGLFEAFASDPERLLPFNTQERWRESEQQGLNSYRVLADYISGMTDEFAGRLYQQLFSPKAGSNIELSREL; encoded by the coding sequence ATGAACGAAAGTGTTTGGCAACAACGCCTCCACGGTGAAGATAAACAGCGACGAAACGATCACCGCAGTCCCTATCAGCGCGACAGAGCGCGTATTTTGCATTCTGCGGCTTTTCGTCGCTTGCAAGCCAAAACCCAGGTGCTCGGTGTTGGCATGAACGATTTTTATCGCACCCGCTTAACCCACTCACTTGAAGTGTCCCAAATCGGCACTGGCATTGCCGCACAATTAAGTCGCAAATTCCCCGAGCATAAGGCTTTACTCGACTCAACCAGTCTACTTGAATCACTCTGCTTAGCCCATGATATCGGGCATCCGCCCTTCGGCCATGGTGGAGAGGTGGCACTTAATTATATGATGCGTCATCACGGTGGTTTTGAGGGCAACGGCCAAACCTTTAGGATCCTCTCCAAACTTGAGCCATATACCCAAGGCTTTGGGATGAATCTTTGCCGTAGAACCATGCTGGGCATTCTAAAATACCCAGCGCCGTACTCCCTTCTCTACCGCCATGGTGGTCAAAGTGAAATTAGCAGTCATCGGCAATTAAAACCCGCTGATTGGCCACCGGTTAAAGGCATCTTTGACGATGACCTAGATATCTACGATTGGCTCCTTGCGCCGCTAAGCGATAACGACCGACTGCGCTTTATCGAGCCAACGGCCAGTATCCACCCTAAATATCCGCACTTGAGAACCCAATTTAAATCCTTTGACTGCTCGATTATGGAGCTGGCCGATGATATCGCCTATGCGGTTCACGATTTAGAAGACGCGATTGTGATGGGGATTGTCACCGCATCTCAGTGGCAACAGGATGTTGCGCCACATCTTAAACACAGCGGTGATGCTTGGATTAAACAAGAACTTGCCAATATTGGCGATAAGCTCTTTTCCCATGAGCATCATTTACGCAAGGATGCCATTGGCACCCTAGTCAACGGCTTTGTGACTGCCATTACCATAGTTGAACATGACGCTTTTGAAGCCCCTCTATTGCGCTTCAATGCTTGCCTTGAGGAAGAGTTTGCCCTGACATTAAACGTGTTGAAGCAATTGGTTTACAAGTACGTTATTCGTAAGCCTGAAATCCAAATGCTGGAATACAAAGGCCAACAAATCGTGATGGGATTATTCGAGGCCTTCGCCTCGGATCCTGAGCGTCTGCTCCCTTTTAATACTCAAGAGCGTTGGCGTGAGAGTGAGCAGCAGGGATTAAACAGTTATAGAGTGTTAGCCGATTATATTTCAGGTATGACAGATGAATTTGCGGGCAGATTGTATCAACAGCTTTTTAGCCCCAAAGCCGGTTCAAATATTGAGTTAAGCCGCGAGCTGTAA
- the yfbR gene encoding 5'-deoxynucleotidase: MSHLFAHLARMKLIQRWPLMYNVRSENVQEHSLQVAMVAHALVIISNRKFGTTLDANQAASLAIFHDASEILTGDLPTPVKYFNKEIEAEYKKIEAIAEQRMLDMVPDEFKDDYRSLFLSDYSDPTYKAIVKAADTLCAYLKCLEENRAGNTEFNTARKRLETMLKDNPNPAVKYFMACFVPSFTLDLDEINKML, translated from the coding sequence ATGAGTCACCTCTTTGCCCACCTCGCGCGCATGAAGCTTATCCAGCGCTGGCCGTTAATGTATAACGTTCGCAGTGAAAACGTGCAGGAACATTCACTGCAAGTGGCCATGGTGGCCCACGCTTTAGTCATTATCAGTAATCGAAAATTCGGCACTACGCTGGATGCCAATCAGGCCGCAAGCTTAGCCATTTTCCACGATGCCAGCGAAATTCTTACCGGCGACTTACCCACACCGGTTAAATACTTTAATAAAGAGATTGAAGCTGAGTATAAAAAGATTGAAGCCATCGCCGAGCAGCGCATGCTAGATATGGTACCCGATGAATTTAAGGACGATTACCGCAGTCTGTTTTTAAGCGACTACAGTGATCCTACCTACAAGGCTATCGTTAAAGCCGCCGATACGCTTTGCGCTTACCTTAAATGCCTTGAAGAGAATCGCGCCGGCAACACCGAATTCAATACTGCACGTAAACGCTTAGAAACTATGCTGAAAGATAATCCGAATCCTGCAGTAAAGTACTTTATGGCATGCTTCGTCCCCAGCTTTACCTTGGATTTAGACGAAATTAATAAAATGCTTTAG
- a CDS encoding pyridoxal phosphate-dependent aminotransferase, translating into MRPIIKSNKLDTVCYDIRGPVHKEARRLEDEGHRILKLNIGNPAPFGFEAPEEIVRDVILNLPSAQGYCESKGLFSARKAIVQHYQAQGIFGVDIEDIYIGNGVSELIMMAMQGLLNSDDEILIPSPDYPLWTAAANLAGGKAVHYRCDEESDWFPDLDDIKNKITPRTRGIVIINPNNPTGAVYSKALLLDVVELCRQHDLILFADEIYDKILYDDAKHIPAAGLSNDILTVTFNGLSKAYRAAGFRIGWMMLSGNLKAAKSYIEGLEMLSSMRLCANVPNQHAVQTALGGYQSINELILPNGRLTMQRDVCYDLLSQIPGVSLKKPKGALYAFPKLDMKKFNLRDDERLVLDLLRDKKILLVHGSAFNWPEPDHLRVVFLPYKEDLSKALTEFGHFLENYQQ; encoded by the coding sequence ATGCGCCCTATCATCAAATCCAACAAATTGGATACCGTTTGTTATGACATCCGCGGCCCAGTGCACAAAGAAGCTCGGCGCTTAGAAGATGAGGGACATCGGATCCTGAAACTTAATATTGGTAATCCTGCCCCCTTCGGCTTTGAAGCCCCTGAGGAAATTGTTCGTGATGTGATCCTCAATTTGCCAAGTGCACAGGGATACTGCGAATCCAAAGGATTATTCTCTGCCCGTAAAGCCATTGTGCAGCATTATCAAGCACAGGGCATTTTTGGCGTCGATATTGAAGATATTTATATCGGTAACGGCGTGTCAGAACTGATAATGATGGCGATGCAGGGCTTATTGAATAGTGATGATGAAATCCTTATCCCCTCACCCGATTATCCGCTGTGGACAGCTGCCGCCAATTTAGCCGGTGGCAAAGCAGTACATTATCGCTGTGATGAAGAATCCGATTGGTTCCCAGATTTAGATGACATTAAAAATAAGATCACACCACGCACCCGCGGCATTGTGATAATTAACCCCAATAACCCAACGGGGGCGGTTTATAGTAAGGCATTGCTGCTAGACGTAGTTGAGCTTTGTCGTCAACATGATCTGATTTTGTTTGCCGATGAAATTTACGACAAAATTTTATACGATGATGCCAAACATATTCCCGCTGCGGGTCTTTCGAATGACATTTTAACCGTTACCTTTAATGGGCTTTCCAAGGCTTACCGTGCGGCGGGGTTCAGGATCGGTTGGATGATGCTCTCGGGTAATTTAAAGGCCGCAAAGAGCTATATCGAAGGCTTAGAAATGCTCTCCTCTATGCGCCTTTGTGCCAACGTGCCCAACCAACATGCGGTACAAACGGCGCTCGGTGGCTATCAAAGCATTAACGAACTGATTTTGCCCAACGGCCGATTAACCATGCAGCGGGATGTGTGTTATGACCTGCTCAGCCAAATTCCGGGTGTCAGTCTCAAAAAGCCCAAGGGGGCGCTCTATGCCTTCCCAAAACTGGATATGAAAAAATTCAACCTGCGTGATGATGAACGACTGGTGCTTGATTTACTCCGGGATAAAAAAATCCTCTTAGTACATGGCAGTGCCTTTAACTGGCCTGAGCCCGATCACCTGCGAGTGGTGTTTTTGCCCTATAAAGAAGACCTTAGCAAAGCCCTGACCGAATTTGGTCATTTCCTTGAAAATTACCAACAATAA
- a CDS encoding Na+/H+ antiporter NhaC family protein, with protein sequence MSEPTALSLIPPLVVLVLAVWLRRPILSLIIGAVIGFFLLDPSQVLDNFASTSLKVMADETIGWLILVCGCFGALIALLVRTGGALAFGRNALKFAKGPKSSLLMTFVLGIVIFIDDYLNALTVGETMKRVTDKFKVSREMLAYVVDSTAAPVCVLVPLSTWAVFFGGLLVDNGVASEGQGIAVYMQAIPYMLYAWLAVAMVLLVALGIMPAIGPMKKAQLRAAQGEPAQAQIDLDQVQTSDEYAIAAIEEEFKHADNQGKLHNFLVPILLLVAFTVYFDIDVWKGLLATLVITLPYYAVQRLMPLSEMMDQMIDGFKSMLPAIGTVIAAFVFKDVCDALLLPQYVIESLSPYMTPKLLPAVVFLSMSILAFATGSSWGIFAVTIPIVMPLAQSVGADIPLVIGALLSASSFGSQACFYSDSTVLAAQGSGCNLVSHAVTQLPYALIAASIAFVGFILIA encoded by the coding sequence ATGTCTGAACCGACAGCGTTAAGTCTTATTCCACCTCTGGTGGTATTGGTGTTAGCCGTTTGGTTACGTCGTCCAATTTTATCCCTCATTATTGGCGCAGTAATCGGATTCTTTTTACTCGATCCCTCGCAAGTACTCGACAATTTTGCTTCGACGTCACTTAAGGTCATGGCCGATGAAACGATCGGTTGGTTGATTTTAGTATGTGGTTGTTTTGGTGCATTAATCGCATTGTTAGTTCGCACCGGTGGCGCACTGGCTTTTGGTCGGAATGCATTAAAATTTGCAAAAGGTCCTAAATCCTCGCTGTTAATGACCTTTGTTCTCGGGATTGTGATTTTTATCGATGATTATCTCAATGCATTAACCGTGGGTGAAACCATGAAACGTGTTACCGACAAATTTAAGGTATCACGTGAAATGTTAGCTTATGTTGTTGATTCAACTGCGGCACCAGTGTGTGTGTTAGTGCCGTTATCGACTTGGGCCGTTTTTTTCGGTGGTCTGTTAGTGGATAACGGTGTGGCTTCTGAAGGCCAAGGCATTGCGGTATATATGCAAGCCATTCCATATATGCTTTATGCGTGGTTAGCCGTGGCGATGGTGCTGTTAGTGGCTCTCGGTATTATGCCTGCCATTGGCCCAATGAAAAAAGCACAATTACGTGCAGCTCAAGGCGAGCCTGCTCAAGCGCAAATAGACTTAGATCAGGTACAAACCTCAGACGAATACGCGATTGCGGCAATTGAAGAAGAGTTTAAGCACGCTGACAACCAAGGTAAATTGCATAACTTTTTAGTGCCAATTTTGCTGTTAGTTGCCTTTACTGTGTATTTCGATATCGATGTATGGAAAGGTTTGTTAGCCACTTTAGTGATCACGCTGCCTTACTATGCGGTACAACGTTTGATGCCACTTTCAGAGATGATGGATCAAATGATTGATGGCTTTAAGAGCATGTTGCCGGCTATTGGTACTGTAATTGCGGCATTCGTGTTTAAAGATGTCTGTGATGCTTTGCTTTTACCCCAATACGTTATCGAATCATTAAGCCCTTACATGACGCCTAAGTTACTGCCAGCGGTGGTATTTTTATCGATGTCAATTTTGGCTTTTGCAACAGGTTCTAGCTGGGGTATTTTTGCGGTCACTATTCCCATCGTCATGCCTTTAGCACAATCTGTTGGCGCAGATATTCCATTGGTGATTGGTGCACTGCTTTCTGCCTCATCTTTTGGTAGCCAAGCTTGTTTCTACTCTGACTCAACGGTATTAGCTGCACAGGGCTCGGGTTGTAACTTGGTTAGCCATGCGGTGACTCAGCTGCCCTATGCGTTAATCGCCGCTTCAATTGCGTTTGTTGGCTTTATTTTAATTGCGTAA
- a CDS encoding nucleotidyltransferase family protein yields the protein MQSHLSGSNDTCVALVLAAGYGKRFGQDKRRTPMGNHSTLLGTTLASIQGVFAECYVVIRDDDKPEQLGITHPTKVIVSTRSHDGLGSSLAAGIEFLQQSSFSEAAIFLGDMPWIQATTQARLIAAARPSNIVLPTFRGKPGHPVIFGRKFWPELMLLDGDKGAKSIVCRHQAHCVFIPVKDPGILRDVDIPEDLGTQPQKS from the coding sequence ATGCAATCACATTTAAGCGGTTCCAACGATACCTGCGTTGCATTGGTCTTAGCCGCTGGTTACGGAAAAAGATTTGGGCAGGATAAACGACGTACACCTATGGGAAATCATTCTACCTTGCTAGGCACTACACTTGCGTCTATCCAAGGTGTGTTTGCTGAGTGCTATGTGGTGATCCGTGATGATGACAAGCCTGAACAACTCGGAATAACACACCCAACCAAGGTCATTGTCTCAACACGCTCGCACGATGGATTGGGTTCAAGCTTAGCGGCAGGAATTGAATTTCTACAACAGAGCAGTTTCAGTGAAGCTGCGATTTTTCTCGGTGATATGCCGTGGATCCAAGCCACAACGCAAGCAAGATTAATAGCAGCTGCACGCCCTTCAAATATCGTGCTACCAACATTTCGTGGCAAACCAGGCCACCCCGTCATCTTCGGCCGTAAATTTTGGCCTGAACTTATGTTGTTGGATGGTGACAAAGGGGCTAAATCCATCGTATGCCGTCACCAAGCACACTGTGTATTTATCCCAGTTAAAGATCCAGGCATTCTACGTGATGTGGATATACCGGAAGATCTAGGTACACAACCTCAGAAGTCGTAA
- a CDS encoding XdhC family protein, whose translation MLFGQGKTEAIRNKDMLNRDEKRNQGITMSGLSALYNAIVNNVTTDNEAVLATVVKVEGSAYRRPGARMLVSQFETEGAISGGCLEPEVIKTAWWHTESGACVRRYHTAEDNEDTDIALNFGLGCNGTVHVLFERIDLKHNCLMIEIISNVVLQNKSAAIATVIASDKHSGIRIGERIALFSDGSTLGGLAHGELTARIFTDLKKALQEQGSCRCQYTIDDAQLEVFVEYLPPIPRLVICGGGDDAQPLATIAKIQGWHVTVIDGRSHFARVSRFPQADQVITGQVITEEMNVEKSRQYNELFHGASVVIMTHSLKQDEYWLNAALSSQACYIGQLGPRTRSEKLLENISTRMGPLHSLDRLHYPVGLDLGGDTPESVALAILGEITAFRHKRTGNSLRYRNETIHTPDQVRQALVASRQNQD comes from the coding sequence AGGGAAAACCGAAGCCATTCGCAATAAAGATATGCTGAATCGTGACGAAAAACGCAATCAGGGGATAACGATGTCTGGGCTTTCTGCTTTATATAATGCAATTGTCAATAATGTCACAACAGATAATGAAGCAGTCCTGGCTACCGTCGTAAAAGTAGAAGGCTCTGCTTATCGTCGCCCTGGCGCAAGAATGCTTGTCTCACAATTTGAGACCGAAGGGGCAATAAGTGGTGGTTGTCTCGAACCCGAAGTGATTAAAACCGCATGGTGGCATACAGAATCAGGCGCGTGCGTGCGCCGTTATCATACGGCAGAAGATAACGAAGACACTGATATTGCATTAAATTTTGGCCTAGGCTGCAATGGGACCGTTCATGTGTTATTTGAACGCATCGATTTGAAGCACAATTGCCTCATGATTGAGATTATTTCCAATGTCGTGTTACAGAATAAATCCGCGGCGATAGCAACAGTGATTGCCTCTGATAAACATTCTGGTATTCGAATTGGCGAACGAATTGCGCTCTTTAGTGATGGTTCAACACTCGGAGGACTCGCCCATGGCGAACTGACAGCGCGGATTTTCACTGATTTGAAAAAAGCACTGCAGGAGCAAGGCTCTTGTCGATGTCAGTACACCATTGATGATGCGCAGCTAGAAGTCTTTGTTGAATATCTCCCCCCTATTCCGCGTCTTGTTATCTGCGGCGGAGGCGATGATGCGCAGCCACTTGCCACAATCGCGAAGATCCAAGGTTGGCATGTCACAGTTATCGATGGACGTTCCCATTTTGCCAGGGTTTCTCGCTTTCCTCAGGCCGATCAAGTCATCACAGGGCAAGTCATCACAGAAGAAATGAATGTTGAGAAATCGCGCCAGTACAATGAGTTGTTTCATGGCGCATCCGTGGTGATCATGACGCACAGTTTGAAGCAGGATGAATATTGGCTTAATGCCGCGTTGTCGAGTCAAGCCTGCTACATAGGGCAACTGGGGCCAAGGACGAGGAGTGAAAAACTGTTAGAAAACATCAGTACAAGAATGGGCCCTTTACATTCGTTGGACAGACTACATTATCCTGTCGGACTCGATTTAGGAGGAGACACCCCAGAAAGTGTCGCTCTCGCGATTTTGGGCGAAATAACGGCTTTTCGTCATAAGCGCACTGGCAATAGCCTTAGATATCGAAATGAAACCATTCACACGCCAGATCAGGTACGACAAGCGTTGGTTGCCTCACGTCAAAACCAAGATTAG